A DNA window from Synechococcus sp. UW179A contains the following coding sequences:
- a CDS encoding DUF3188 domain-containing protein, protein MNRLPRTRLHVLLSLAAPLLVCLGVLALVQREGTERWQSVPAILVGSGLVIHAVVGRRRRRYKLLVALRNSRFQEN, encoded by the coding sequence ATGAATCGTCTTCCCCGCACCCGCTTGCATGTGTTGTTGTCCTTGGCAGCGCCTCTGCTGGTTTGCCTTGGGGTTCTGGCGCTTGTCCAGAGAGAGGGCACGGAGCGTTGGCAGTCTGTTCCTGCCATCCTGGTCGGCTCCGGCTTAGTGATCCACGCCGTAGTGGGTCGCCGTCGCCGTCGCTACAAGCTGCTGGTGGCTTTGCGGAACAGTCGTTTTCAGGAGAATTGA
- the thiC gene encoding phosphomethylpyrimidine synthase ThiC: MRASWVQSRRGQSNVSQMHFARQGVVTEEMVYVARRENLPETLVMEEVARGRMVIPANINHENLEPMAIGIASKCKVNANIGASPNASDAEEEVKKLNLAVKYGADTVMDLSTGGVNLDDVRTAIIKASPVPIGTVPVYQALESVHGSIERLSEDDFLHIIEKHCQQGVDYQTIHAGLLIEHLVKVKGRITGIVSRGGGILAQWMLYHHRQNPLYTRFDDICEIFKRYDCTFSLGDSLRPGCQHDASDAAQLAELHTLGELTRRAWEKDIQVMVEGPGHVPMDQIEFNVKKQMEECNEAPFYVLGPLVTDIAPGYDHITSAIGAAMAGWHGTAMLCYVTPKEHLGLPNADDVREGLIAYKIAAHAADIARHRPGARDRDDELSRARYAFDWNRQFELSLDPERAKQYHDETLPADIYKQAEFCSMCGPKHCPMQTKITDEDLDGLEKVLEVKGGAELSGVKMDKAE; the protein is encoded by the coding sequence ATGCGTGCTTCCTGGGTTCAGTCCCGCCGCGGACAGTCCAACGTGTCCCAGATGCATTTCGCCCGTCAGGGCGTGGTGACCGAGGAGATGGTCTATGTGGCCAGGAGAGAGAACCTGCCTGAGACCTTGGTGATGGAGGAGGTTGCACGGGGCCGCATGGTGATCCCTGCCAACATCAACCATGAAAATCTTGAGCCCATGGCGATTGGGATCGCCAGTAAGTGCAAGGTGAATGCCAACATCGGCGCATCTCCCAATGCCTCGGACGCCGAGGAAGAGGTCAAAAAGCTGAATCTGGCGGTGAAATACGGGGCCGATACCGTGATGGACCTGTCCACAGGCGGCGTCAACCTGGATGACGTTCGCACCGCGATTATCAAGGCTTCACCCGTGCCAATTGGCACTGTTCCTGTTTACCAGGCGCTGGAAAGTGTGCATGGATCGATTGAACGCCTCTCTGAGGATGACTTCCTCCACATCATCGAGAAGCACTGTCAGCAAGGTGTCGACTATCAGACCATCCACGCTGGCCTGCTGATCGAACATCTTGTGAAGGTGAAGGGACGCATCACCGGGATCGTCAGCCGTGGCGGCGGCATCCTTGCCCAGTGGATGCTTTACCACCATCGTCAGAACCCGCTTTACACGCGTTTCGACGACATCTGTGAGATTTTCAAGCGCTACGACTGCACGTTTTCACTGGGTGATTCGTTGCGACCGGGCTGTCAGCACGATGCTTCGGACGCCGCTCAGCTGGCCGAGCTGCACACCCTTGGTGAACTGACACGTCGTGCCTGGGAGAAAGACATTCAGGTGATGGTGGAGGGTCCAGGTCATGTGCCGATGGATCAGATCGAGTTCAACGTGAAGAAGCAGATGGAGGAGTGCAACGAGGCACCCTTCTATGTGCTCGGCCCCTTGGTGACTGACATTGCGCCTGGTTATGACCACATCACTTCTGCAATCGGCGCGGCCATGGCCGGCTGGCATGGCACGGCGATGCTCTGTTACGTGACTCCGAAAGAGCATCTAGGTCTTCCCAATGCTGATGATGTGCGTGAAGGCTTGATCGCCTACAAGATCGCAGCACATGCCGCCGATATCGCCCGTCACCGCCCAGGTGCCAGGGATCGGGATGATGAGCTCAGCCGAGCTCGTTATGCATTCGATTGGAACAGGCAGTTTGAATTGTCACTGGATCCCGAGCGGGCCAAGCAGTATCACGATGAAACTCTGCCTGCCGATATCTATAAGCAGGCTGAATTCTGCTCGATGTGTGGTCCCAAACACTGTCCGATGCAGACCAAGATCACCGATGAGGATCTAGACGGTTTGGAAAAAGTGCTCGAAGTCAAAGGGGGTGCAGAACTATCTGGGGTGAAGATGGATAAGGCAGAGTAA
- a CDS encoding HEAT repeat domain-containing protein, with protein MASTPQPPQGGEPDLIALREAIGSGDPLRAMPALTQLRFCSDEQAVPLLILGSEQEAFLIRSLSCSGLGYKRTEQGWIVLERLLRSDGDANVRAEAANALASYGVARAWPLLKAAFDADSAWLVRCSILSALAEQPEIDFEWLLDLANAAITDADGTVRVSGAEILGRIVRESADQPIGEQARALLLPLQQDGDHRVVAAALNGLQLR; from the coding sequence ATGGCGTCCACACCACAGCCGCCGCAGGGAGGTGAACCTGATCTCATCGCTCTCAGGGAGGCGATCGGTTCTGGTGATCCATTGCGGGCCATGCCGGCACTCACCCAGTTGCGATTCTGCAGCGATGAGCAAGCCGTTCCCCTGTTGATACTGGGCAGTGAGCAGGAGGCCTTTCTGATACGTTCCTTGAGTTGCAGTGGTTTGGGCTACAAGCGCACTGAGCAAGGTTGGATTGTTCTCGAACGGCTTCTGCGCAGCGATGGTGATGCGAATGTGCGCGCCGAAGCGGCCAATGCTCTTGCCAGCTATGGCGTTGCCCGAGCCTGGCCCTTGCTGAAGGCAGCTTTCGACGCCGACAGCGCGTGGCTGGTGCGATGCAGCATTCTTTCGGCTCTGGCGGAACAGCCTGAGATCGATTTTGAATGGCTGCTGGATCTGGCCAATGCTGCGATCACTGATGCAGATGGAACGGTTCGCGTCAGCGGAGCCGAGATTCTGGGACGGATTGTTCGTGAAAGCGCTGATCAGCCGATTGGTGAGCAAGCCAGAGCTCTGTTGTTACCACTCCAGCAAGACGGAGACCACAGGGTTGTGGCTGCGGCACTGAACGGATTGCAGCTGCGTTGA